One window of Quercus robur chromosome 5, dhQueRobu3.1, whole genome shotgun sequence genomic DNA carries:
- the LOC126724832 gene encoding 3-oxoacyl-[acyl-carrier-protein] synthase II, chloroplastic-like isoform X2 translates to MATSAAAPPLCTWLVSACMSVSYEKHYTDPKRLSPWTKRKKFDSKCISRGGGDADFVSNLLTNGSGIQSSCLAFEKCKEYNHSEGLFALVGSQTAWTRKQRSINRPAAISVSGETVVVRPADGVTTEKKQLTKQRRVVVTGVGVVTPIGDEVDVFYNNLLEGVSGISEIEAFDCAQFPTKIAGEIKSFSTDGWVSPKLSRRADKFTLYLITAGKKALADAGITEEVLGKLDKRRCGVIVGSALGGMGDGIEALRVSYKKINPFGIPFATTNIGSALLAMDLGWMGPNYSISSACATSNFCILSAAHHIITGEIDVMLCGGSDAAILPIGLGGFVACGALSKRNGEPTKASRPWDINRDGFVIGDGAGVLLLEDLEHAKRRGAKIYAEFLGGSYTCDAYHLTEHHPDGSGLAFCIEKALVQSRVAKEDVNYVNAYGSSTPRGDLKEYRALIHCFGKNPELKVNSTKSMTGHLLGASGAVEAVATVKAIQTGWVHPNINLENPDEGMDMNVLVGIKKEPLDIKVALSNSFGFGGHNSSILFAPYKCI, encoded by the exons ATGGCGACTTCTGCTGCAGCCCCTCCTCTCTGTACATGGCTTGTGTCTGCCTGCATGTCCGTTTCTTATGAGAAACACTACACTGATCCAAAGAGACTGAGCCCATGGACAAAGAGAAAGAAGTTTGATTCAAAATGCATTAgtcgtggtggtggtgatgCTGATTTTGTGAGTAATTTGCTTACAAACGGTTCTGGAATTCAAAGTTCTTGTCTCGCATTCGAGAAGTGCAAGGAGTATAACCATTCAGAAGGGCTGTTTGCACTTGTAGGATCTCAGACGGCCTGGACTAGAAAGCAAAGGAGCATAAATCGTCCTGCTGCAATCTCTG TTTCAGGCGAAACTGTGGTTGTGAGACCTGCAGATGGGGTTACAACAGAGAAGAAACAGCTTACAAAGCAGCGGCGGGTTGTTGTGACAGGGGTGGGTGTGGTAACCCCAATTGGTGATGAAGTAGATGTCTTCTACAATAATCTCCTTGAAGGTGTTAGTGGCATAAGTGAGATAGAGGCTTTTGACTGTGCTCAGTTTCCAACG AAAATTGCTGGTGAAATCAAGTCTTTCTCAACAGATGGATGGGTCTCACCCAAGCTTTCCAGGAGGGCAGACAAATTCACACTTTACTTGATTACCGCTGGCAAGAAAGCATTGGCAGATGCTGGGATTACAGAAGAGGTCCTTGGAAAATTAGACAAACGTAGATGTGGGGTTATTGTTGGCTCTGCACTAGGAGGAATGGGG GATGGTATAGAAGCATTGAGGGTTTCgtacaagaaaataaatcctTTCGGTATACCATTTGCGACAACCAATATTGGTTCTGCTTTACTAGCGATGGATTTA GGATGGATGGGCCCAAACTACTCAATTTCTTCAGCTTGTGCAACAAGTAACTTTTGTATACTGAGTGCAGCACACCATATTATCACCGGTGAAATT GACGTTATGCTTTGTGGTGGATCTGATGCAGCAATTCTTCCAATAG GCTTGGGAGGTTTTGTGGCATGCGGAGCTCTTTCAAAAAGGAATGGTGAACCTACCAAAGCTTCACGCCCCTGGGATATT AATAGGGATGGGTTTGTTATTGGAGATGGTGCTGGGGTATTGCTCTTAGAAGACCTAGAACATGCTAAG AGAAGAGGTGCAAAAATATATGCAGAGTTTCTAGGTGGAAGCTACACTTGTGATGCCTATCACTTGACTGAGCATCATCCGGATGGTAG TGGCCTTGCTTTTTGCATAGAGAAGGCCTTAGTCCAATCTAGGGTAGCTAAAGAAGATGTAAACTATGTAAATGCATATGGTAGTTCAACACCAAGAGGTGATCTGAAAGAATACCGGGCCCTTATCCATTGTTTTGGCAAGAATCCAGAG CTAAAAGTGAACTCTACAAAATCTATGACTGGTCACCTACTAGGTGCCTCAGGTGCTGTGGAAGCTGTTGCAACAGTTAAG GCAATACAGACAGGATGGGTACATCCAAACATCAATCTTGAAAATCCTGATGAGGGCATG GACATGAATGTGCTTGTCGGCATCAAGAAGGAACCTTTGGACATAAAGGTAGCACTATCTAACTCATTTGGCTTTGGAGGACACAATTCATCCATCTTGTTTGCACCTTACAAGTGCATCTGA
- the LOC126724836 gene encoding 25.3 kDa vesicle transport protein isoform X2 — MVKLTLIARVTDGLPLAEGLDDSRDLKDAEFYKQQVKALFKNLSRGQNEASRMSIETGPYIFHYIIEGRVCYLTMCDRAYPKKLAFQYLEDLKNEFERVNGAQIETAARPYAFIKFDTFIQKTKKLYQDTRTQRNIAKLNDELYEVHQIMTRNVQEVLGVGEKLDQVSEMSSRLTSESRIYADKARDLNRQSW; from the exons ATGGTGAAGCTAACTTTGATTGCCCGTGTAACTGATGGTCTTCCACTAGCAGAGGGACTGGATGACAGCCGTGATTTAAAAGATGCTGAATTCTACAAACAGCAAGTCAAGGCTTTGTTTAAAAACCTATCAAGAGGTCAGAATGAGGCTTCAAGGATGTCAATTGAAACTGGCCCTTATATTTTCCA TTATATTATTGAAGGACGCGTTTGTTACTTGACAATGTGTGACCGTGCTTATCCTAAGAAACTTGCCTTTCAATACCTTGAAGACCTCAAGAATGAATTTGAGCGTGTTAATGGGGCTCAAATTGAAACTGCTGCCAGACCTTATGCCTTCATAAAATTTG aCACATTCATACAGAAAACCAAGAAACTGTATCAGGACACCCGTACCCAGCGGAATATTGCAAAGTTGAATGATGAACTCTATGAAGTCCACCAAATAATGACTCGCAATGTTCAGGAAGTTCTTGGCGTTGGTGAAAAGTTGGACC AGGTCAGTGAAATGTCAAGTCGGTTAACATCAGAATCTCGTATATATGCTGATAAGGCACGAGACTTAAATCGACAG AGCTGGTAA
- the LOC126724832 gene encoding 3-oxoacyl-[acyl-carrier-protein] synthase II, chloroplastic-like isoform X1 produces the protein MATSAAAPPLCTWLVSACMSVSYEKHYTDPKRLSPWTKRKKFDSKCISRGGGDADFVSNLLTNGSGIQSSCLAFEKCKEYNHSEGLFALVGSQTAWTRKQRSINRPAAISVSGETVVVRPADGVTTEKKQLTKQRRVVVTGVGVVTPIGDEVDVFYNNLLEGVSGISEIEAFDCAQFPTKIAGEIKSFSTDGWVSPKLSRRADKFTLYLITAGKKALADAGITEEVLGKLDKRRCGVIVGSALGGMGTFQDGIEALRVSYKKINPFGIPFATTNIGSALLAMDLGWMGPNYSISSACATSNFCILSAAHHIITGEIDVMLCGGSDAAILPIGLGGFVACGALSKRNGEPTKASRPWDINRDGFVIGDGAGVLLLEDLEHAKRRGAKIYAEFLGGSYTCDAYHLTEHHPDGSGLAFCIEKALVQSRVAKEDVNYVNAYGSSTPRGDLKEYRALIHCFGKNPELKVNSTKSMTGHLLGASGAVEAVATVKAIQTGWVHPNINLENPDEGMDMNVLVGIKKEPLDIKVALSNSFGFGGHNSSILFAPYKCI, from the exons ATGGCGACTTCTGCTGCAGCCCCTCCTCTCTGTACATGGCTTGTGTCTGCCTGCATGTCCGTTTCTTATGAGAAACACTACACTGATCCAAAGAGACTGAGCCCATGGACAAAGAGAAAGAAGTTTGATTCAAAATGCATTAgtcgtggtggtggtgatgCTGATTTTGTGAGTAATTTGCTTACAAACGGTTCTGGAATTCAAAGTTCTTGTCTCGCATTCGAGAAGTGCAAGGAGTATAACCATTCAGAAGGGCTGTTTGCACTTGTAGGATCTCAGACGGCCTGGACTAGAAAGCAAAGGAGCATAAATCGTCCTGCTGCAATCTCTG TTTCAGGCGAAACTGTGGTTGTGAGACCTGCAGATGGGGTTACAACAGAGAAGAAACAGCTTACAAAGCAGCGGCGGGTTGTTGTGACAGGGGTGGGTGTGGTAACCCCAATTGGTGATGAAGTAGATGTCTTCTACAATAATCTCCTTGAAGGTGTTAGTGGCATAAGTGAGATAGAGGCTTTTGACTGTGCTCAGTTTCCAACG AAAATTGCTGGTGAAATCAAGTCTTTCTCAACAGATGGATGGGTCTCACCCAAGCTTTCCAGGAGGGCAGACAAATTCACACTTTACTTGATTACCGCTGGCAAGAAAGCATTGGCAGATGCTGGGATTACAGAAGAGGTCCTTGGAAAATTAGACAAACGTAGATGTGGGGTTATTGTTGGCTCTGCACTAGGAGGAATGGGG ACTTTTCAGGATGGTATAGAAGCATTGAGGGTTTCgtacaagaaaataaatcctTTCGGTATACCATTTGCGACAACCAATATTGGTTCTGCTTTACTAGCGATGGATTTA GGATGGATGGGCCCAAACTACTCAATTTCTTCAGCTTGTGCAACAAGTAACTTTTGTATACTGAGTGCAGCACACCATATTATCACCGGTGAAATT GACGTTATGCTTTGTGGTGGATCTGATGCAGCAATTCTTCCAATAG GCTTGGGAGGTTTTGTGGCATGCGGAGCTCTTTCAAAAAGGAATGGTGAACCTACCAAAGCTTCACGCCCCTGGGATATT AATAGGGATGGGTTTGTTATTGGAGATGGTGCTGGGGTATTGCTCTTAGAAGACCTAGAACATGCTAAG AGAAGAGGTGCAAAAATATATGCAGAGTTTCTAGGTGGAAGCTACACTTGTGATGCCTATCACTTGACTGAGCATCATCCGGATGGTAG TGGCCTTGCTTTTTGCATAGAGAAGGCCTTAGTCCAATCTAGGGTAGCTAAAGAAGATGTAAACTATGTAAATGCATATGGTAGTTCAACACCAAGAGGTGATCTGAAAGAATACCGGGCCCTTATCCATTGTTTTGGCAAGAATCCAGAG CTAAAAGTGAACTCTACAAAATCTATGACTGGTCACCTACTAGGTGCCTCAGGTGCTGTGGAAGCTGTTGCAACAGTTAAG GCAATACAGACAGGATGGGTACATCCAAACATCAATCTTGAAAATCCTGATGAGGGCATG GACATGAATGTGCTTGTCGGCATCAAGAAGGAACCTTTGGACATAAAGGTAGCACTATCTAACTCATTTGGCTTTGGAGGACACAATTCATCCATCTTGTTTGCACCTTACAAGTGCATCTGA
- the LOC126724836 gene encoding 25.3 kDa vesicle transport protein isoform X1, with product MVKLTLIARVTDGLPLAEGLDDSRDLKDAEFYKQQVKALFKNLSRGQNEASRMSIETGPYIFHYIIEGRVCYLTMCDRAYPKKLAFQYLEDLKNEFERVNGAQIETAARPYAFIKFDTFIQKTKKLYQDTRTQRNIAKLNDELYEVHQIMTRNVQEVLGVGEKLDQVSEMSSRLTSESRIYADKARDLNRQALIRKWAPVAIVFGVVFLLFWVKTKIW from the exons ATGGTGAAGCTAACTTTGATTGCCCGTGTAACTGATGGTCTTCCACTAGCAGAGGGACTGGATGACAGCCGTGATTTAAAAGATGCTGAATTCTACAAACAGCAAGTCAAGGCTTTGTTTAAAAACCTATCAAGAGGTCAGAATGAGGCTTCAAGGATGTCAATTGAAACTGGCCCTTATATTTTCCA TTATATTATTGAAGGACGCGTTTGTTACTTGACAATGTGTGACCGTGCTTATCCTAAGAAACTTGCCTTTCAATACCTTGAAGACCTCAAGAATGAATTTGAGCGTGTTAATGGGGCTCAAATTGAAACTGCTGCCAGACCTTATGCCTTCATAAAATTTG aCACATTCATACAGAAAACCAAGAAACTGTATCAGGACACCCGTACCCAGCGGAATATTGCAAAGTTGAATGATGAACTCTATGAAGTCCACCAAATAATGACTCGCAATGTTCAGGAAGTTCTTGGCGTTGGTGAAAAGTTGGACC AGGTCAGTGAAATGTCAAGTCGGTTAACATCAGAATCTCGTATATATGCTGATAAGGCACGAGACTTAAATCGACAG GCGTTGATTCGGAAGTGGGCTCCCGTTGCCATTGTATTTGGAGTGGTCTTTCTCCTCTTCTGGGTTAAAACAAAGATCTGGTGA